The proteins below come from a single Campylobacter sp. CCUG 57310 genomic window:
- a CDS encoding CinA family protein, giving the protein MKNALLIIGKDLSINAAFLGYIFSFYKAHFKELGEFNFADKSDKELPFIIEKICLKFDTLTIFSSDETYATVAKILATLSSDKLELKDENTLALSKAAKVSKDSFLINLNTTQVNLLKANPTCELPEILIEPNLNFEYFNLVDIDKESAKILLEPIAKTYEVQIHFSEITKNLIIVRAEANKFGQTKGFIESAVNLFSNKIILGRNFIEHIAKILIKNELKITFAESCTAGLIAAKFTATAGVSAAFDGGLVTYANEIKRDWLGVSDEVLKTYGAVSEQCVKAMLSGALTSSGADFALAASGIAGPGGGSEEKPVGTVFVGALAKDGSSIIERLNLKGDRGYIREQSALHAYLCLLKLRPRLFFRQI; this is encoded by the coding sequence ATGAAAAATGCACTTTTAATAATCGGGAAAGATTTAAGCATAAATGCCGCTTTTTTGGGATATATTTTTAGCTTTTATAAGGCTCATTTCAAAGAGCTTGGGGAGTTTAATTTCGCCGATAAAAGCGACAAAGAGTTGCCCTTTATCATAGAAAAAATATGCCTTAAATTTGACACTCTTACGATATTTAGCTCTGATGAAACATACGCGACGGTGGCTAAAATTTTAGCCACTTTAAGCTCGGATAAGCTTGAGCTAAAAGATGAAAACACGCTTGCCTTAAGCAAGGCCGCTAAGGTTTCAAAAGATAGCTTTTTAATAAATTTAAACACAACGCAAGTAAATTTACTTAAGGCAAATCCGACTTGCGAGCTTCCTGAAATTCTCATCGAACCAAATTTAAATTTTGAGTATTTTAATCTAGTTGATATCGATAAAGAGAGTGCGAAAATCCTGCTTGAGCCGATAGCCAAAACTTACGAGGTTCAAATTCACTTCTCGGAAATCACTAAAAATTTAATAATAGTGCGCGCAGAAGCCAATAAATTCGGTCAAACAAAAGGCTTCATAGAAAGTGCGGTCAATCTATTTTCAAACAAAATAATTTTAGGCAGAAATTTCATAGAGCATATCGCTAAAATTTTGATTAAAAACGAGCTTAAAATCACATTTGCAGAGTCTTGTACCGCAGGTCTTATCGCAGCAAAATTTACAGCCACGGCAGGAGTATCTGCGGCATTTGACGGCGGACTTGTGACATATGCAAATGAGATAAAGCGCGATTGGCTTGGGGTTAGCGATGAAGTGCTTAAAACTTACGGTGCAGTTAGCGAGCAGTGCGTAAAAGCGATGTTAAGCGGTGCGCTTACATCAAGCGGAGCTGATTTTGCACTTGCGGCAAGCGGTATAGCAGGACCGGGCGGAGGAAGCGAAGAAAAGCCGGTCGGAACGGTATTTGTAGGTGCGCTTGCAAAGGACGGAAGTAGTATCATTGAAAGGCTAAATTTAAAAGGCGACAGAGGCT